The Thermoanaerobaculia bacterium genome includes the window GCCACCGCGTGGCCGCTCGACCGCCTCGACGACTTTCTCTCGGATACTCTCGCGAGCGCGGACCGTCTGGCCGTCCCGCTCGGCCGCGACCCTCGCCTCGACGCGTGGTGGGGGAGGCTTTCGGCGCTTCGCAAGCGCGGACCGAATCCAGAGCTCGTCGATCCCGCCTCGATCCTCGCCGAGATGAGGCTTCGGAAGGAGGAGAGCGAGATTCGGGCGCTCGAGACCGCGGCCGCGATCACGGCGCAGGCGCACGCAAGCGCGGCGGAGGCCGTCCGCCCCGGGGCGGGCGAGTGGGAAGTCGAAGCGGTCCTCGAATACGAGTTCCGCCGCCGCGGCGCGGCGGGCCCCGCCTACCCGTCGATCGTCGGCTCGGGGCGCAACGCCACGACCCTCCACTACGTCCGAAACGACCGCACGATCTCGCCCGGCGATCTCGTGCTGATCGACGCCGGCGCGGAGTACGGCGGCTA containing:
- a CDS encoding aminopeptidase P N-terminal domain-containing protein encodes the protein MTPPTHDHAARRARFAELLDGTPAVVPAARVAYRSRDTAFRFRQDSDFLYLTGYPEPDAVAVFDRGAFHLFVLPRDPSREAWDGDREGMEGAKRYGATAWPLDRLDDFLSDTLASADRLAVPLGRDPRLDAWWGRLSALRKRGPNPELVDPASILAEMRLRKEESEIRALETAAAITAQAHASAAEAVRPGAGEWEVEAVLEYEFRRRGAAGPAYPSIVGSGRNATTLHYVRNDRTISPGDLVLIDAGAEYGG